A section of the Mycolicibacterium anyangense genome encodes:
- a CDS encoding gamma carbonic anhydrase family protein yields the protein MAEPLIVSLHGRSPELHPESWVAPNASVIGWVRLGARASVWYSATLRAEAEPIEIGVGSNIQDGATLHVDPEYPLTLGAGVTVGHNAVLHGCTVEDGCLIGMGAIVLNGAVIGAGSTVAAGALVPQGVVVPPRSLIAGVPGKVRRELSDAELAGNRANAAVYESLMELHRDAT from the coding sequence ATGGCCGAGCCCCTGATCGTCTCGCTGCACGGACGCAGCCCCGAACTGCACCCCGAATCCTGGGTCGCACCCAACGCCAGCGTCATCGGCTGGGTCAGGCTGGGCGCACGGGCCAGCGTCTGGTATTCGGCGACACTGCGCGCCGAGGCCGAGCCGATCGAGATCGGGGTGGGCAGCAACATCCAGGACGGCGCCACCCTGCACGTCGACCCCGAATACCCGCTCACCCTGGGTGCCGGGGTGACCGTCGGCCACAACGCGGTGCTGCACGGGTGCACCGTCGAGGACGGCTGTCTGATCGGCATGGGTGCCATCGTGCTCAACGGCGCGGTGATCGGCGCCGGGTCAACGGTCGCCGCCGGCGCGCTCGTCCCGCAGGGTGTCGTGGTCCCGCCGCGGTCGCTGATCGCCGGGGTGCCCGGCAAGGTCCGCCGTGAACTGTCTGACGCCGAACTGGCCGGCAACCGGGCCAATGCCGCGGTCTACGAAAGCCTGATGGAACTGCACCGCGACGCCACTTAG
- a CDS encoding fasciclin domain-containing protein yields MSTRTKTLGVAAAVAAIAVAIPTAVQAYADPTTPTTTSAAPTTSSIPVPSVTQLPDPQGPGCDAYKNKVPTGPGSITSMGSEVASVAIANNPDLSTFSAAISGKLNPAVNVTSVLDGGPYVVFAPTNDAFDKLDEATLASLKSDPAVLLPTVYYHMVLGYLGPDDVDGKMPTQDGRLISVTGKGGDVKVNDTAKVVCSYTAKGAYIYMIDTVLTPGQVAGATSTSTTSTATSTSSEAPTTTASSTPTTTKAPNA; encoded by the coding sequence GTGAGCACTCGCACCAAGACCCTTGGCGTAGCCGCGGCTGTCGCCGCCATCGCCGTCGCGATCCCGACGGCGGTTCAGGCCTACGCCGACCCCACCACCCCGACCACCACCAGCGCGGCGCCGACGACCTCGTCGATCCCGGTGCCCAGCGTCACCCAGCTGCCCGACCCGCAGGGCCCGGGCTGCGATGCCTACAAGAACAAGGTGCCCACCGGCCCAGGGTCGATCACCAGCATGGGCAGCGAGGTCGCCTCGGTGGCCATCGCCAACAACCCCGATTTGAGCACGTTCAGCGCGGCCATCTCCGGCAAGCTGAACCCGGCGGTCAATGTCACGTCCGTGCTCGACGGCGGCCCCTACGTGGTGTTCGCGCCCACCAACGACGCGTTCGACAAGCTCGACGAGGCCACCTTGGCGTCACTGAAGAGCGATCCCGCGGTGCTGCTGCCGACGGTCTACTACCACATGGTGCTGGGCTATCTCGGCCCCGACGACGTCGACGGCAAGATGCCCACCCAGGATGGTCGGCTGATCTCGGTCACCGGCAAGGGCGGCGACGTCAAGGTCAACGACACCGCCAAGGTGGTGTGCAGCTACACCGCCAAGGGTGCCTACATCTACATGATCGACACGGTGCTCACCCCGGGTCAGGTCGCCGGCGCCACGTCCACCTCGACGACGTCCACCGCGACCTCGACCTCGAGTGAAGCGCCGACGACCACTGCGTCGAGCACGCCGACCACCACCAAGGCACCGAACGCGTAA
- a CDS encoding crotonase/enoyl-CoA hydratase family protein, with amino-acid sequence MSDVQAPAALYERRGNVALITINRPEARNAVNGAVSTAVGDALQQAQDDTGVWAVVITGAGDKSFCAGADLKAISRGENLFHPQHPEWGFAGYVRHFIDKPTIAAVNGTALGGGTELALASDLVVAQESAKFGLPEVKRGLFAAAGGVFRIVDQLPRKVAMQLLFTGEPITADEALRWGLINQVVPDGTVVAAALALAEQIAANAPLAVQASKRVAVGVDLEDGRATITADETGWTRTRREIGTLMRSEDAKEGPLAFAEKRAPVWKAR; translated from the coding sequence GTGTCGGACGTGCAAGCCCCCGCCGCTCTCTACGAGCGGCGGGGCAACGTCGCCCTGATCACCATCAACCGGCCCGAGGCACGTAACGCCGTCAACGGTGCGGTGAGCACCGCGGTCGGTGATGCGCTGCAGCAGGCGCAGGACGACACCGGAGTGTGGGCGGTGGTGATCACCGGTGCCGGTGACAAGTCGTTCTGTGCCGGCGCCGATCTGAAGGCAATCTCGCGGGGGGAGAACCTATTTCACCCGCAGCATCCGGAGTGGGGCTTCGCCGGCTACGTCCGGCACTTCATCGACAAGCCGACGATCGCCGCGGTGAACGGCACCGCACTCGGTGGCGGCACCGAGCTGGCACTGGCCAGTGACCTCGTCGTAGCACAGGAGAGCGCGAAGTTCGGACTCCCCGAAGTCAAACGCGGTCTCTTCGCGGCGGCCGGCGGCGTGTTCCGCATCGTCGACCAGCTGCCGCGCAAGGTCGCCATGCAACTGCTGTTCACCGGCGAACCGATCACCGCCGACGAGGCGCTGCGCTGGGGCCTGATCAACCAGGTGGTGCCGGACGGCACCGTCGTCGCGGCCGCGCTGGCACTGGCCGAGCAGATCGCCGCCAACGCGCCGCTGGCCGTGCAGGCCAGCAAGCGCGTCGCAGTGGGTGTCGACCTCGAAGACGGCAGGGCCACGATCACCGCCGACGAGACCGGCTGGACCCGCACCAGGCGCGAAATCGGAACGCTGATGCGCTCCGAGGACGCCAAGGAAGGGCCGCTGGCCTTCGCCGAGAAGCGTGCCCCGGTCTGGAAGGCTCGCTGA
- a CDS encoding thiolase family protein, producing the protein MAEAVIVEAVRSPVGKRNGALSGVHPAELSAQVLNGLVERAGVDPALVDDVIWGCVMQAGEQALDIARTAALTAGWPETVAGVTVDRQCGSSQQSLNFAVAGVIAGHYDVVVAGGVESMSRTPMGSSLANGGNPYSENFKARYTKTPNQGIGAEMIAEQWGFSRTQLDEFSLRSHEKAAAAQDSGAFKDQIVGIKTKDADGNDTVVLEDGGIRRGGTVESMAKIKPAFSEDGVIHAGNSSQISDGSAALLIMSAEKAKDLGLTPLAKVHTAVLAGADPVIMLTAPIPATQKALKKSGLTVDDIGVFEVNEAFAPVPMAWLKDIGADEKKLNPNGGAIALGHPLGGSGARILTTLLYHMRDNNIQYGLQTMCEGGGQANATILELL; encoded by the coding sequence ATGGCTGAAGCGGTCATTGTCGAGGCTGTGCGTTCGCCCGTCGGAAAGCGCAACGGCGCACTGTCCGGAGTGCACCCCGCCGAGTTGTCGGCCCAGGTGCTCAACGGCCTGGTCGAGCGGGCCGGCGTGGACCCTGCGCTGGTCGATGACGTGATCTGGGGCTGCGTCATGCAGGCCGGTGAGCAGGCACTCGACATCGCCCGCACCGCGGCGCTGACCGCGGGATGGCCGGAGACCGTTGCCGGTGTGACCGTGGACCGTCAGTGCGGATCGAGCCAGCAGTCGTTGAACTTCGCGGTGGCCGGCGTCATCGCCGGGCACTACGACGTTGTCGTCGCCGGTGGCGTCGAGTCGATGTCGCGGACCCCGATGGGCTCCTCGCTGGCCAACGGTGGCAACCCCTACTCGGAGAATTTCAAGGCGCGCTACACCAAGACCCCGAACCAGGGCATCGGCGCCGAGATGATCGCCGAGCAGTGGGGCTTCAGCCGCACCCAGCTCGACGAGTTCTCCCTGCGCTCGCACGAAAAGGCCGCTGCGGCACAGGATTCCGGCGCTTTCAAGGATCAGATCGTCGGCATCAAGACCAAGGACGCCGACGGTAACGACACTGTGGTGCTCGAGGACGGCGGCATCCGCCGCGGCGGCACCGTCGAGTCGATGGCCAAGATCAAGCCGGCGTTCTCCGAGGACGGCGTGATCCACGCCGGCAACTCCAGCCAGATCTCGGACGGTTCGGCCGCCCTGCTGATCATGTCGGCGGAGAAGGCCAAGGACCTGGGCCTCACGCCGCTGGCCAAGGTGCACACCGCGGTGCTGGCCGGTGCTGATCCGGTCATCATGCTGACCGCGCCGATCCCGGCCACCCAGAAGGCGCTGAAGAAGTCGGGGCTGACCGTCGACGACATCGGCGTCTTCGAGGTCAACGAGGCCTTCGCGCCGGTTCCGATGGCCTGGCTCAAGGACATCGGCGCCGACGAGAAGAAGCTGAACCCCAACGGCGGCGCGATCGCGCTCGGCCACCCGCTGGGCGGTTCGGGTGCCCGCATCCTCACCACGCTGCTGTACCACATGCGGGACAACAACATTCAGTACGGCCTGCAGACCATGTGTGAGGGCGGCGGCCAGGCCAACGCCACCATCCTCGAGCTGCTGTAA